GAAATGAATACAAATTCTTTAACAAAGGCACAAAAACCGAACAAGGCGGAAGCGGAATATCTTTTCTGATGTTTGTAGCATTTTGCTTAAAAGTCTACATTGACGGAAACTGGAACGACGCAATTGCATCATGGACACTAAACTATGTCGTAGACTCCATAGTAACTATACTGTTCTGGGTAGCAATAGTCTTCGGAATACCAGCTTTAATCATTGGAATCATCTATTTAGCTCATGAACGAAACAAAGCAATGAGTGAATCTTAATCACTCTTACTGTCCATTTTTCCTTTTTTCAATTTATTTTAAATTCTTAGCAAATGCCCTCGCAGGATGGTCCAGCGGTAACTCTGACATCAAAAAAGGTGTTCCTTCTTCATGTCGGGTTTCTAATCTTTGTTTTAATCCTTCTAGATATGTCAAAAACTTCTCAGGGTCATTGGGTCCTTCAAATTTTAGGATAAGGATTGTTGCTGCTTCGTCAAAGGGGACTTCGTAACCTGTTTCTACATCTGGTGGCATGAAAAACAGGGAACCTTGTTTCATTAAATGGCGTTTTCCTTCACTGCACAAAACCCATTGACCTTTCGCAGTAAAAATAATGCTTTGTGTAGGGTGTTTGTGGGCATCACAGTACATGTTTGGGGGCATTACAATGTAATGAGCTGCGCCTTTCAATCCGTTAAGTAATGGCCCGATTCTGCCTTCTAGGGTGTCAACTCCGGGGGCATCATTTATTGAATCAACTATTGTTAACTG
This window of the Candidatus Bathyarchaeum sp. genome carries:
- a CDS encoding AraC family ligand binding domain-containing protein; protein product: MNKNQNVNSHQVKMAQLTIVDSINDAPGVDTLEGRIGPLLNGLKGAAHYIVMPPNMYCDAHKHPTQSIIFTAKGQWVLCSEGKRHLMKQGSLFFMPPDVETGYEVPFDEAATILILKFEGPNDPEKFLTYLEGLKQRLETRHEEGTPFLMSELPLDHPARAFAKNLK